GGTGGTCTTGATCCAGGCCGGGCGCGGGCTGATGTTGCACACGCTCTTGAGCTCGGCGCCAAAGATGTTGGCCTTCATGATGTATTCGCACACGCTCTCGCGCAGCAGCAGGCCGTCGGTGCCCAGGCGGATGCTCGGGCGCACCGACACCACTTCGGTGTAGGCGCGCTCGTCGATGCCCAGCACCGCACGGTTCTCCCAGAGAAAACGGAACACCTCTTCGTCGTCGCGCAGCATCGAGTCGAAGTGGCTGTTGCGGTATTGCACCTGGCCGTTGTCGGCAAAGCCGTGCCAGCAGCCGTCGCTGTCGGTGCGCGCTGGCGGCGGATTGATGCCGAAGGCTTCGAAGGTGGTGCGGATGATCAACCGGTAGTCGTAGCGCGAATCGTCCGGGGCCACCTGGGCATCGACGGTGAGCAGGGCGGCCAGGTAGTCGCCGAACTCCAGGTCCAGCGGCGGGCAGTAGTCCAGGGCGCGGATGGCGATGGTCAGCAACTGGTCGGCGGCCTTGGCGCCTTCTTCAACCACTTCGCGCAGGTTGTACAGGTTGTCGCCAAAATTGCCCAGCTCGCCCAGGCGCGCCACCCACAGGGCGAGCATGCTGCGAAGCATGGCGGCGGCGAAAACTTCGCCACGGTTGTGGGCTTCGGCGAACTGCTCGTCGCTCAGGTAATCCGCCGACGGCGGCAGCATCACCGAGCGGCGCAGGGCATTGGCGCGCAGGCCTTCGAGTTGCTGGCCGAACTCTTCGCCGATACCGAACAGCAGCGACTCGGCAAGGTTCTGCGGGCTCAGCTGGTCGCCGTTGAGCAGCCGGCGATCGCCCTGTACGGTGAGCTCGATACGCCCGCCATTGGTCAGGGCGTACTCGATGATTTCGCGCAGGGAAAACACCGACAGCAGCGCCACCACGTCGGCAAAGCCTTCGTGGAAGGCTGCCTGATCGGGCCCCGAGGCATTCATGAAGCCGCCGCGCAGGCCGTCGAGAATCGCGTGGGTGGCCTCGTGGGCGACGATGTCGTGGGACAGGCAGGTGAACACGTGCTGGCCGTCGAGGCCCTTGAAATAACCGAACATCAAGGCGCGGTCGGCCCGCGAGTAAAAGGCATTGGCCTCGACGAAAGCATGCGGCACCACATGCAACTGGTGGCCCTCGAAGCCCCAGCCGACCCGGCGCCCCAGGGCCATCTCGAAGCGCGCCAGGGTGCGCATGACCACCGCGTAGACGTGCTGACAGTGGAACGCCGGGTTGCCCAGCAGCGCCTCGCCGGGCTGATCGAAGGGGTCGATCATCGCGCCGCTGGTGGCGTCCTGCTGGTAGGAGTGGGCGTGGTACAGCTGGTTGCGCGAGGCGTCGAAGTCGACCACCTTCAGGCGGTAGCCGGTGGGGCCCAGGCCGAGGGTTTCCAGCGGCACGCTGACCCGGGCGAACAGCAATTGGCCGCGGGCATCACGCACCGCCGGGTCCTGGGCGAGGATGGTGAAGGTCTGGCTATTGGCTTTGACGACCATGGGCAGCACTCCTGTGCACCAGGCTTACATCATTGGAAATACTCTCAGGGTAGCTTCAATGGCTCGTATTCCAAGGGCGTTTCGTTGCCCTTGCGGTCGATCCGGTAGTGCTTGCCGTCGCGTTGTACGATGGCCTGGCCGTCGCGAAAAAAACCGGGTCTGTCATAGATATAGGGCAGGACCACCTTGCCCTTAAGGTCGATAAAGCCCCATTTACCTTCTTTTGCCGCGCTCAGCAGATTGTCGTTGATCAGCCGTCCGCCCCAGGTATTGTAGGCGAAGCCGTCGTATTCGAAAGGCAGCACCACTTTGCCGGATGTGTTCATCAGGCCGCTTTTTTTGCTGGCGCTGTCGTTCAGCAGCACATAGCCCTTCTCGGTAATGGGCCGCGAGCTGAAGCGCAGGGGGATCACCTGCTCGCCCTTGCGGTTGATCATGCCGAACAGGTTGCCTTTGGCGACTACCGCCAGGCCATCCTTGGCGTCGTCGAAACCCTCTACCCAGTCATACTCGAACGGCACCACGGTGCGGCCCCGGGTATCGATGTAGCCACACTCGGAATACGTCAGGCAGACGCCTGCCAGGCCATCGCTGAACGGCCCGGGGCGCTTGTAGAGGGTCGGGATGAGCAACTGCCCCTTGCGGTCCATGTAGCCCCATTTGTTGTTGATGCGAACGGCTGCCATGCCTTCGTGGTAAACCGGTTGCAGCTCGATGGACGGCGCAACGATGACCTTGCCGCTGGGGTCTTTAAGGCCATACAGGTCATTTTCCTTGAAACTGACCGGGTCGGCGGGGGTGGCGCTGCAGGCCGCCAGGGCAGCGCCCAGGCACAGTAACGGGAGGGAGCGAAAGAGGGCCTTCAATTCAGTGCATTCCTTGGCAAGGCGAGGTAAGGGCAAGGCGCGCACCTTAGCCGATCGCGCCGCACTTGCCCAGCCATTCAACCGCGGGCGAAAGCCTCAAGGCCGGCGCCTTCGAGGCGGTAGCGCACCCATTCATCCTGGGGCAGGGCGCCCAGGGATTTATAGAACTGGATGGCCGGCTCGTTCCAGTCGAGCACGCTCCACTCCAGGCGCCCGCAGCCGTTGGCCAGGGCTTCGACGGCGATATGACGCAGCAACTGCTTGCCGGCACCGCCACCGCGTTGCTCGGGGGTGATGTACAGGTCTTCGAGGTAAATGCCGTTGCGCCCCAGCCAGGTCGAGTAGCTGTAGAAGTACACCGCATAGCCAATGGCCTGGCCGTCGCGCTCGCAAATCAGGCTCAGGGCCTTGGCGCCGTCGTCGAACAAGGTGCGTTCGATGTCGGCCCGGGAGGCGATTACTTCGTGGACGGCGCGCTCGTAGTCGGCAAGCTCGGTGATGAAGGCGAGGATCTGGGCGGCGTCTTCGCGCCGCGCGGGGCGGATGGTCAGGCTCATGGCAGGCTTCCGGCGGGTGAGGTAATCGCCCATGTTAGCCGGAACCGGCCTTGAGCGTCATCGCTTCGCTGCGCAGCCATTTGAGCACCAGGGCAAAGGCCAGGCTGGCCAGCGCAGTCATGCCGGCCAGGGGCCCGGCGCTGCCATCGGAGAGCTGGCCGATGACCAGGCTGCACAGTGCAGTGAAGGCCATCTGGATGAAAAAGAACAACCCCGAGGCGCTGCCGGCGATGGCCGCATAAGGCTGCAGCACCGCCCACTGGCAGGCCGGAATGGCCAGGCCCACCGAGAGCATGATCAGCAGCATCGGCAGGACGATCGCCAGCAGCGCGTCGGGCCACAGCCGGGTGGCGAGCATCAGCAGCAGCGCGCCAGCCAGGTTGAGCACCAGGGCCTGGCCGAGCAAGGCATCGGCGCTGTAGCGGCCACTGCGCCGGCGAAACAGCTGCGAGCCTACCAGGTAGCCACCGACGGTGACGGCGAACACCGCGGCGTACTGCGCCGAACTCAGGCCCAGGCGGCGTTGCAGCAGGGTCGAGGACTCGGCGATGAACGGGAAGTAGGTGCAGTAAACGCAGGCAATCGCCAGTGAATAGCGCATGAAGTAGCCGTCACCGAGCAGGCGCAGGTAGACCTTCAGCACCGGTTGCTGACGCTGCCCGTCCACTTGCGGCGGGCGGGTTTCCGGCAGGCGCAGGGCGATCAGCAGCAGGCTCAGGGCAGCGCTCAAGGTCAGCAGCAGGAAGATCCAGCGCCAGCCCAGGCCGGTTTCGATCAGGCTGCCCAGCACGGGCGCGATCATCGGCGACAGCGCCATACCCATCGACAGGTAGCCGAGCAACTGGCCCTGTTGCTGGCGGTCGAAGTGATCGCGCACCATAACCCGGCCAATCACCGCCCCGCAGCAACCGCCCAGGGCCTGGAACAGGCGCGCGGCAATCAGCACCTCGACACTGCTGGCCAGGCTGCAGGCAAGGCTTGCCAGCAGGTAAATCGTGCCGCCGAACAGCAACAGCGGGCGGCGGCCAAAACGGTCGCACAGCGGGCCGCTGATCAGCATGCTCAGGGCGTAGCCGAGCATGTACAGGGTCAGGGTCAGGTGCAACTGAGCGTCGCTGGCGTGCAGGGCGATGGCGATGTCGGGCAGGGCGGGCAGGTAGATGTCCAGGGCCACCCGCGGCAGGCAGACAATCATCAGCAGCAATAGAAGCCAGGTTCGCGGGCCGGGCGAGGAGGGGGTGGGCATTGAACGGTTCCTTGTGATCGATGCGCAGACCTTAGCGGCCAATGTGGTTTAATCGGCAGCGCCATTAAGAACAAACCTGATTGGACCACTATGCGCACAGGCAAAGCCGCCATCGCCCTCGATCTCCCGCTGCCCACGGCATTGGCCCAGGGCAAGCAGCAAGGCGCCTATGCCGCCCTGCGCGATGCGATCCTCGACAAGCGCCTGGCGGCCGGCAGCCGCTTGCCCTCGACGCGCACCCTGGCCGAGCGTTGGCAGCTGTCGCGGGGCACCCTGGAGCTGGTGTTCGAGCGTCTGCGCGATGAGGGCTATGTCAACCGGGTGGCCGGCTCCGGTACCCGGGTGTGTGCGGTGGTGCCTGACGCCTTTATCGCTGCTGGCAGTGAGCCGGCAGCGGCGCCGGCGTGCCAGCCGCTCAGCGCACCGAGCACGGCCAGCGGCGCCGGTGTGCAGGTGGGTGTGCCGTTTGTCGCGCGCCTGGCCGACCCGGCGCTGTTCCCGCTCAAGGCCTGGTCCCAGGCGCTGGCCAAGGCCCTGGCGACAGCGCCGGCAGCCTTGCTCAGCTCGCCGGATGCGGCCGGGCTGCCGGCCCTGCGCGAGCAGATCGCCGACTACCTGCGCCGCTATCGCGGCATCCGCTGCACTGCCCAGGACTTGATCGTCACCAGCGGCATCCGCCAGTGCATCGACCTGTTGGCGCGCAGTGTGATTCGCCCGGGCGACAAGGCCTGTGTCGAAGACCCCGGCTACCGCACCGCCAGGTCGCTGTTTGCGCGGGCCGGGGCGCAGGTGGTGGCGGTGCCGGTAACCGCCGAGGGCATCGACGCGCAAGCGCTTGAGCGTCACCTGGATGCCCGCCTGGCCTGCGTGACCCCGGCGCACCAGTCGCCGTTGGGCGTGACCCTGTCGGTGTCGCGGCGGCTGATGCTGCTGGACTGGGCCAAGCGTGCCGAGGCGTGGATCGTCGAAGACGACTACGACAGTGAATTCAACTACAACAACGCACCGCTGCCGGCGCTCAAGGCGCTGGATCACGGCGACCGGGTGATCTACTGCGGCAGTTTCAACAAGACGCTGTTCGCCGGCCTGCGCGTGGGTTTCATGCTGGTGCCGGCGAGCCTGCGCGCACCGTTGCTTTCGACCCTGCAGGGCACCGGCGGCGCGGTCGGGGTTACCGAGCAACTGGGCCTGGCCGAGTACCTGGCCAATGGCAGCTTCGTACGCTACCTGAGGCAGGCGCGCCAGGCCTATCAGCAGCGCCGCGACCTGCTGCTCGCCTGCCTGGCCGAGCATGCGCCGGGCTGTTATGAGGTCAGCGGCCAGCAAGCCGGTTTGCACTTTGTCCTGTGGTTGCCGGTAGGGGCGGATGAGCAGGATTTTTGCCAGCGCGCCGCCGACCAGGGCCTGCAACTGCAACCGATCGGCAGCTTCTGCCAGCAGGTGCAACTGCGGCCTGCGGTGATGATCGGCTTCACCGCCCTGAGCGATGCGCAGCTGCGTTTTGCCGGGCGCAAACTGGCGGCATTGCTGTGCGAGGTTTCTTAATCGGCGGGTAACCGGCATGCTAGGACACGCTCGATTTCCCAAGGCCACTAAAGGAACCTGCGATGACCTGGTCAGCTGCGCAATACAGCACCTTCGAGAACGAACGCACGCGCCCGGTGCGCGACCTGGTGGCGGCGCTGCCCAACCACACAGTCGCCAGCGCCGTGGACCTGGGCTGCGGCCCGGGCAACTCCACGCAAGTGCTCGCCAGCCGCTATCCCGAGGCGCAGGTGACCGGCCTGGACAGCAGCGAAGACATGATCGCCGCCGCCCGCCAGCGTTTGCCGCAGCTGGCCTTCGAAGTGGCTGATATCGCTAGCTGGAGCGTCGATGAGGGTGTCGATGTGATCCTCGCCAACGCCTCGCTGCAATGGCTGCCCGACCACGCGCTGCTGTACCCGCAGCTGGTACGTCAACTGAGGGCCGGTGGCAGCCTGGCGATCCAGACCCCGGACAACCTCGACGAACCGGCCCACCGCCAGCTTCGCGAGATCGCCAAACTGGGCAGCTGGGCCAGCAAGGTCGGTGACCTGAAACTGCCGCCACGGCACACTGCGGCCTATTACTACGATGTGCTCAGCCCCCATTGCCGGCGCGTGGACGTCTGGCGCACCACTTATTACCACCCGCTGGCAGGCGGCGCGCCGGCGGTAGTGGAGTGGTTCAAGGGCTCGGCATTGCGGCCGTATCTGGCGGCGCTGGATGCCCAGGAGCAGGCAGATTTTCTGCAGTATTACCTGCAAGCGATGGAGCAGGCGTATCCGCCTGCCGCCGATGGCACGGTGCTGTTGCCGTTTCCGCGCCTGTTTATCGTTGCTACACGCTAGGCTTTGTACGAAAAGTGCCTGCGCGACGATCATGCTGCGTTGAAAACAGGCTCGGAATGCTCATTTACAACTCGTAAACTCCGCTTCCTCGCCTGTTCTCGCCTTGCCTGATCGCCGCTCGGCGACTTTTCGTACAAACCCTAGGCAATGCGCTGCTGACGCCGCGCCTGCCACTGGCGCATTACGCGCAGGTAGACCAGGCCGTTGACCAGCACCACCACCGAGCCGAGCACCAGCTGGATGCCAGGCGTCAGCCCCGCCGGGTAGATGATCGGCCAAATGTAGTGCTCGATGAAACCGCCTTCATAACCGGCCAGGCCCGAGGCCTGGCGCAGGCGGTTTTCCCACTCGGTGAGCGGGCAGGTGAGGTGCAAGAACTCCACGGCCATGCCCCAGCTCATCGCCGGCAGATGCCACCACATCGCACCGCGCCATTTGAGCACCAGCAAACCGCCAAACAGCACGAAGACAATGAACAACAAGTGAAACAGCACCAGACCATCGGCGCCCAGGCGGTAAAGCATGACGATTCCTTCCTCGCGGGGATATTCCTGTAACCGTCATGATATAGGCATTCGCGGGATGGCACGATTGCCATGATCAGTCTGGCCGAGGCATGCTTGGGCCTTTCTGCCCGCGGAGCCCGCCATGGAAGCCTCGACCCTGCTGCTCTACGTTATCGCCGCCAGCGCGGTGATGATCACCCCCGGCCCGGCGATGCTGCTGGCCCTTAACAATGGCGCTTCCCACGGCATGCGCGTGGCCGGTTTCGGCATGGCCGGGGCGATGCTCTCCGACCTGGTGTTGATTGCGGCGGTGGGCTGTGGCCTGGGGGCGTTGCTGCAGGCTTCGGAGCAGCTGTTCAGCGTGGTCAAGTGGGTGGGCGCGGTGTACCTGCTGTACCTGGCCTGGGTGCTCTGGCGGGCGCCGAGCGGGGCCTTGCAACGTAGTACGGTGAGCGCTGGCGCCACGGGGCGTTCGGCCTTCTTGCGGGCCTTGTTCGTCGGCTTGTCCAACCCCAAGGGCTTGCTGTTCTTCTCGGCGTTCCTGCCGCAGTTCATTCGCCCCGAGCAACCGGTGGCCGAGCAGTACCTAGTGCTGGCGATCACCAGCGCGGCGATCGACGGGCTGATGATGGCCGTCTACGCCTATGGCGGGCGGCACGCCATGCGGCGCTTTTCGGCGCGCACCATGCAGTGGATCAACCGCAGTTGCGCCGGCATGCTGGCGGCGCTGGCAGTGGGCTTGAGCCTGTACCGGCGCAGTGATCTACGCTGAAACTGCGGTACCCACTTGAACCGAATCTACAGGAACCACCATGAATGGACTCACGGTAGTGAGCGCTCAGGCGTTGTGGCGCGAGCTGCTCAGTGGCGCAGGTATTGAACTGAAGCTGAAGCGGCGTCCGGGGCGTGATGTACAGTTTGACCATCAGGTACAGCAGGCGCTGCTGGCGTCGGTACCTTCACTGGTTGCTCACCCATCGGTGGAGGCCCTGTTGAAGGCAGATGCGCGCAGTGGTTTGGCTCAGGTCAGCGTCGAGACCTTGCTGGTGGCCGTACTGACCTCCCAGCGCGATTTCGGTGTGATGATGAAGGATATCCTGCAGACCTTGGCCCTGGCTGAGGCGCAGGGGCAGCAGCCGCTGAGCGTGTCTTTTCGCTTCAAGAATGTGAGCAATCCTATCAAGTCGACGCTGGAGGCATTTCGTCAGAGTGTTGAGCGGCTGGAAAGGGTATTGGTTTCGCGGTATGAGTTAGCTTCGGCCGTTCAGCTCTGGGAATTAAGGAATAGCTTGAAATCGTTTGTGCCGGGGGTCGGCAGCACGAAATGCGAGGGGTTTCCCCAGGTGCTGCCTATGCCGGCTACTCAGCATGCCGAATTTGATCATGTAGTGCTGCGTCTTGCGCAATTGCTGAATGATCTTAGAAGCTGGTGTGGGAGCATGGCTTCAAGCAGGGATGGTCTAATGGCCTCTCGGTTGCCCAGCTTGTCAGAAGTGGATCGTGCACGGATCTCGGCAACCCACGATCAGGTAGATGCCGGAATCGAGTTCTACCTCAGGTCGATTGTCGAGGGAGTCCGCCAGGGCAGGCTCGCCCCCCAGGATATTGTGGCGAGCGTCACACCAACACTCGACGCACTGACAACACGCGAGCAATGGGTCGATCGCACCCGCAAGGAGTTGCTTGACCTGCTCAAC
This portion of the Pseudomonas sp. SORT22 genome encodes:
- a CDS encoding PLP-dependent aminotransferase family protein, coding for MRTGKAAIALDLPLPTALAQGKQQGAYAALRDAILDKRLAAGSRLPSTRTLAERWQLSRGTLELVFERLRDEGYVNRVAGSGTRVCAVVPDAFIAAGSEPAAAPACQPLSAPSTASGAGVQVGVPFVARLADPALFPLKAWSQALAKALATAPAALLSSPDAAGLPALREQIADYLRRYRGIRCTAQDLIVTSGIRQCIDLLARSVIRPGDKACVEDPGYRTARSLFARAGAQVVAVPVTAEGIDAQALERHLDARLACVTPAHQSPLGVTLSVSRRLMLLDWAKRAEAWIVEDDYDSEFNYNNAPLPALKALDHGDRVIYCGSFNKTLFAGLRVGFMLVPASLRAPLLSTLQGTGGAVGVTEQLGLAEYLANGSFVRYLRQARQAYQQRRDLLLACLAEHAPGCYEVSGQQAGLHFVLWLPVGADEQDFCQRAADQGLQLQPIGSFCQQVQLRPAVMIGFTALSDAQLRFAGRKLAALLCEVS
- a CDS encoding DUF2784 domain-containing protein translates to MLYRLGADGLVLFHLLFIVFVLFGGLLVLKWRGAMWWHLPAMSWGMAVEFLHLTCPLTEWENRLRQASGLAGYEGGFIEHYIWPIIYPAGLTPGIQLVLGSVVVLVNGLVYLRVMRQWQARRQQRIA
- a CDS encoding LysE family translocator; the encoded protein is MEASTLLLYVIAASAVMITPGPAMLLALNNGASHGMRVAGFGMAGAMLSDLVLIAAVGCGLGALLQASEQLFSVVKWVGAVYLLYLAWVLWRAPSGALQRSTVSAGATGRSAFLRALFVGLSNPKGLLFFSAFLPQFIRPEQPVAEQYLVLAITSAAIDGLMMAVYAYGGRHAMRRFSARTMQWINRSCAGMLAALAVGLSLYRRSDLR
- a CDS encoding multidrug effflux MFS transporter, whose translation is MPTPSSPGPRTWLLLLLMIVCLPRVALDIYLPALPDIAIALHASDAQLHLTLTLYMLGYALSMLISGPLCDRFGRRPLLLFGGTIYLLASLACSLASSVEVLIAARLFQALGGCCGAVIGRVMVRDHFDRQQQGQLLGYLSMGMALSPMIAPVLGSLIETGLGWRWIFLLLTLSAALSLLLIALRLPETRPPQVDGQRQQPVLKVYLRLLGDGYFMRYSLAIACVYCTYFPFIAESSTLLQRRLGLSSAQYAAVFAVTVGGYLVGSQLFRRRSGRYSADALLGQALVLNLAGALLLMLATRLWPDALLAIVLPMLLIMLSVGLAIPACQWAVLQPYAAIAGSASGLFFFIQMAFTALCSLVIGQLSDGSAGPLAGMTALASLAFALVLKWLRSEAMTLKAGSG
- the tam gene encoding trans-aconitate 2-methyltransferase, coding for MTWSAAQYSTFENERTRPVRDLVAALPNHTVASAVDLGCGPGNSTQVLASRYPEAQVTGLDSSEDMIAAARQRLPQLAFEVADIASWSVDEGVDVILANASLQWLPDHALLYPQLVRQLRAGGSLAIQTPDNLDEPAHRQLREIAKLGSWASKVGDLKLPPRHTAAYYYDVLSPHCRRVDVWRTTYYHPLAGGAPAVVEWFKGSALRPYLAALDAQEQADFLQYYLQAMEQAYPPAADGTVLLPFPRLFIVATR
- a CDS encoding WG repeat-containing protein, with the translated sequence MKALFRSLPLLCLGAALAACSATPADPVSFKENDLYGLKDPSGKVIVAPSIELQPVYHEGMAAVRINNKWGYMDRKGQLLIPTLYKRPGPFSDGLAGVCLTYSECGYIDTRGRTVVPFEYDWVEGFDDAKDGLAVVAKGNLFGMINRKGEQVIPLRFSSRPITEKGYVLLNDSASKKSGLMNTSGKVVLPFEYDGFAYNTWGGRLINDNLLSAAKEGKWGFIDLKGKVVLPYIYDRPGFFRDGQAIVQRDGKHYRIDRKGNETPLEYEPLKLP
- a CDS encoding GNAT family N-acetyltransferase, with the translated sequence MSLTIRPARREDAAQILAFITELADYERAVHEVIASRADIERTLFDDGAKALSLICERDGQAIGYAVYFYSYSTWLGRNGIYLEDLYITPEQRGGGAGKQLLRHIAVEALANGCGRLEWSVLDWNEPAIQFYKSLGALPQDEWVRYRLEGAGLEAFARG